In candidate division KSB1 bacterium, a single window of DNA contains:
- a CDS encoding M24 family metallopeptidase has protein sequence MKSKTFIFLTCFFLFTSLKAQSNMPAILSMRARAVVVDNWLKIRLETVVPGLMRREKIDMWLIITREYNEDPVIETMLPAKWLRARRRTILVLFDKGPQEGMERLAVARYDIGEFFQKAWDKEKQPDQWQRLVEIIEERNPKRIALNYSTDFGLADGIAHTGFESLNAKLPKKYVDRIVSGERLAIGWLETRIPEEIEVYPSICRMAHRIIAEGLSDKVIQPGITTTEDVEWWYRERIRELKLVTWFHPSVSVQRAEEPERSGSFASKPKAKTIRRGDLIHVDFGITYLGLNTDTQEHAYVLKAAETDAPEGLKKALATGNRLQDILNSNFKAGRTGNEILKRSLKQAKSEGIVPSIYTHPIGFHGHGAGPTIGLWDQQGGVSGKGDYELFYNTAHS, from the coding sequence ATGAAAAGTAAAACGTTTATTTTTCTAACGTGTTTTTTTCTGTTTACAAGTTTAAAAGCTCAATCAAATATGCCCGCAATTCTGTCAATGCGCGCGAGGGCAGTGGTCGTTGATAATTGGCTGAAAATTCGTTTAGAGACAGTTGTTCCTGGCTTAATGCGCCGCGAGAAAATCGATATGTGGCTGATCATCACCCGCGAATATAACGAAGACCCGGTGATCGAAACCATGCTGCCGGCAAAATGGTTGAGGGCGCGGCGAAGGACTATTTTGGTACTCTTCGATAAAGGTCCACAAGAAGGGATGGAACGTCTGGCGGTCGCAAGATACGATATTGGCGAGTTTTTTCAAAAGGCCTGGGACAAAGAAAAGCAGCCGGATCAGTGGCAGCGGCTTGTGGAGATCATCGAAGAAAGAAACCCCAAACGAATTGCTCTGAACTATTCCACAGATTTCGGCCTTGCCGACGGAATTGCTCACACAGGATTCGAATCGCTAAATGCAAAACTACCAAAAAAGTATGTGGATCGAATTGTTTCAGGAGAAAGATTAGCTATCGGCTGGCTGGAAACCCGGATCCCGGAGGAGATTGAAGTTTATCCGTCAATCTGCAGGATGGCACATCGAATTATCGCGGAAGGGCTTTCGGACAAAGTCATTCAACCGGGAATCACGACAACAGAGGATGTAGAGTGGTGGTATCGTGAACGAATTCGGGAGCTGAAACTCGTGACCTGGTTTCACCCCTCAGTTTCGGTGCAGCGGGCAGAAGAGCCGGAGAGGTCCGGGTCGTTTGCTTCAAAACCGAAAGCCAAAACCATCCGGCGCGGTGATCTGATTCATGTAGATTTTGGCATTACTTATTTAGGATTAAATACAGATACTCAGGAACATGCTTATGTTTTGAAGGCCGCGGAAACAGACGCCCCGGAGGGATTGAAAAAAGCGCTGGCCACCGGGAATCGACTCCAGGACATTCTTAATTCAAATTTTAAAGCAGGCCGCACCGGCAACGAAATCTTAAAGCGATCCTTAAAACAGGCAAAATCCGAGGGGATCGTTCCGAGTATTTACACCCATCCGATTGGCT